A single region of the Streptomyces caelestis genome encodes:
- a CDS encoding dienelactone hydrolase family protein — translation MNIMLFHSTHGLRPAVLQAADRLRAAGHEVWTPDLFEGRTFDSVEEGMEHKEKIGKEELLKRAVLAAAPYSERGLVYAGFSLGASIAQTLALGDDKARGLLLLHGTSDIAPGVTVDELPVQLHVAEPDPFETDDWLSAWYLQMGRTGADVEVYRYAGAGHLYTDPDLPDYDEEAAEATWRVALGFLDSL, via the coding sequence ATGAACATCATGCTCTTTCACTCGACCCATGGGCTGCGGCCCGCGGTGCTCCAGGCCGCCGACCGGCTGCGCGCGGCCGGACACGAGGTGTGGACGCCCGACCTCTTCGAGGGGCGCACGTTCGACTCGGTCGAAGAGGGCATGGAGCACAAGGAGAAGATCGGCAAGGAGGAGCTGCTGAAGCGGGCCGTGCTGGCCGCCGCGCCCTACTCCGAGAGAGGGCTGGTGTACGCGGGGTTCTCGCTCGGCGCCTCCATCGCGCAGACCCTCGCCCTCGGCGACGACAAGGCGCGCGGGCTGCTGCTCCTGCACGGCACGTCGGACATCGCGCCGGGCGTCACGGTGGACGAGCTGCCGGTCCAGCTGCACGTGGCGGAGCCCGACCCGTTCGAGACGGACGACTGGCTCAGCGCCTGGTACCTCCAGATGGGCCGGACCGGCGCCGACGTCGAGGTGTACCGGTACGCCGGGGCCGGCCATCTCTACACCGACCCCGACCTGCCCGACTACGACGAGGAGGCAGCCGAGGCCACCTGGCGGGTGGCCCTCGGCTTCCTCGACAGCCTGTAG
- a CDS encoding DUF2252 domain-containing protein, which produces MSFPQLDDEHRGEEILAVFDTAFGELLAADPAAFRVKFRKMAASAFAFYRGTACLFYHDLGQEKRGGPFLDERTSRVWIHGDLHAENFGTYMDANGRLIFNVNDFDEAYVGPFTWDLKRFAASIALIGYAKALSDEQISELVTIYAVAYRERIHALATGAKSDEVPPFTLDTAQGPLLDALRDARSLTRFGLLESMTEIRDFERRFAPGGGSVELDAATRYKVLAAFDGYLETLPDSSLARPDSYRVKDVVGRRGIGIGSAGLPSYNILLEGHSDALENDVVIYIKQAQTPAVSRHVTDQAIRDYFQHEGHRTVISQRALQAHADPWLGWTELDGAGQLVAEVSPYAVDLDWGDIDDAEEIAQVVADLGRATATMHSAADDQSGESLVPFSTERAIDAAIAADEEGFAPLLTDFAHSYGARARADHQTFVDLFRNGRIPGL; this is translated from the coding sequence ATGTCGTTCCCGCAGCTCGACGACGAGCACCGCGGTGAGGAAATTCTCGCCGTCTTCGACACCGCCTTCGGCGAACTCCTGGCCGCCGACCCGGCCGCGTTCCGCGTGAAGTTCCGGAAGATGGCGGCCTCGGCCTTCGCCTTCTACCGGGGCACGGCGTGCCTCTTCTACCACGACCTGGGGCAGGAGAAGCGGGGCGGGCCGTTCCTGGACGAGCGCACCTCGCGCGTGTGGATCCACGGCGACCTGCACGCGGAGAACTTCGGCACGTACATGGACGCCAACGGCCGCCTGATCTTCAACGTCAACGACTTCGACGAGGCCTACGTCGGCCCCTTCACCTGGGACCTGAAGCGCTTCGCCGCCTCCATCGCCCTCATCGGGTACGCGAAGGCGCTCAGCGACGAGCAGATCTCCGAGCTGGTGACGATCTACGCGGTCGCCTACCGCGAGCGGATCCACGCCCTGGCCACGGGCGCCAAGAGCGACGAGGTGCCGCCGTTCACGCTGGACACCGCGCAGGGCCCGCTGCTGGACGCGCTGCGTGACGCCCGGTCGCTGACCCGTTTCGGGCTGCTGGAGTCGATGACGGAGATCCGCGACTTCGAGCGCCGCTTCGCGCCGGGCGGCGGCTCGGTGGAGCTGGACGCGGCCACGCGCTACAAGGTGCTCGCCGCCTTCGACGGCTACCTGGAGACGCTCCCGGACAGCTCGCTGGCCCGCCCCGACTCCTACCGCGTGAAGGACGTCGTCGGCCGGCGCGGCATCGGCATCGGCTCGGCGGGGCTGCCGTCGTACAACATCCTTCTGGAGGGCCACAGCGACGCCCTGGAGAACGATGTGGTGATCTACATCAAGCAGGCCCAGACCCCGGCCGTCTCCCGGCACGTCACGGACCAGGCGATCCGCGACTACTTCCAGCACGAGGGGCACCGCACGGTCATCTCACAGCGCGCCCTCCAGGCGCACGCCGACCCGTGGCTGGGCTGGACCGAGCTGGACGGCGCGGGCCAGCTGGTCGCGGAGGTCTCGCCGTACGCGGTGGATCTCGACTGGGGCGACATCGACGACGCGGAGGAGATCGCCCAGGTGGTGGCCGACCTCGGCCGGGCCACGGCCACGATGCACTCGGCGGCGGACGACCAGTCCGGTGAGTCCCTGGTGCCCTTCTCCACGGAGCGGGCCATCGACGCGGCGATCGCGGCCGACGAGGAGGGCTTCGCGCCGCTGCTGACCGACTTCGCACACAGCTACGGCGCACGCGCGCGTGCCGACCACCAGACCTTCGTGGACCTGTTCCGCAACGGCCGGATCCCGGGGCTGTAA
- the dnaE gene encoding DNA polymerase III subunit alpha produces MSKPPFTHLHVHTQYSLLDGAARLKDMFNACNEMGMTHIAMSDHGNLHGAYDFFHSAQKAGVTPIIGIEAYVAPESRRNKRKIQWGQPHQKRDDVSGSGGYTHKTMWAVNKTGLHNLFRLSSDAYAEGWLQKWPRMDKETIAQWSEGIVASTGCPSGEVQTRLRLGHFDEALKAAADYQDIFGKDRYFLELMDHGIEIERRVRDGLLEIAKKLGIPPLVTNDSHYTYSHEASAHDALLCIQTGKNLSDPDRFRFDGTGYYLKSTDEMYAIDSSDAWQEGCANTRLIAEMVDTTDMFQKRDLMPKFDIPEGYTEVSWFREETLRGMHRRFPDGIPDDRMKQVEYEMDTIISMGFPGYFLVVADFIMWAKKQGIAVGPGRGSAAGSIVAYALGITDLDPIPHGLIFERFLNPERISMPDVDIDFDERRRVEVIRYVTEKYGADKVAMIGTYGTIKAKNAIKDSARVLGYPYAMGDRLTKAMPADVLGKGINLDGITNPEHPRYSEAGEIRAMYENEPDVKKVIDTAKGVEGLVRQMGVHAAGVIMSSETITDHVPVWVRHTDGVTITQWDYPSCESLGLLKMDFLGLRNLTIMDDAVKMVKSNKGIDIDLLSLPLDDPTTFELLQRGDTLGVFQFDGGPMRSLLRLMKPDNFEDISAVSALYRPGPMGMNSHTNYALRKNGQQEITPIHPELEEPLREVLDVTHGLIVYQEQVQKAAQIIAGYSLGEADILRRVMGKKKPEELAKNFVLFQEGARKKGYSDEAIQALWDVLVPFAGYAFNKAHSAAYGLVSYWTAYLKANHPAEYMAALLTSVKDDKDKSAVYLNECRRMGIKVLPPDVNESMSNFAAQGDDVILFGLSAVRNVGTNVVESIIRCRKAKGKYTSFPDYLDKVEAVVCNKRTTESLIKAGAFDAMGHTRKGLTAQYEPMIDNVVAVKRKEAEGQFDLFGGMGEEQSDEPGFGLDVEFTTEEWDKTYLLAQEREMLGLYVSDHPLFGLEHILSDKADAGISQLTGGEHADGAVVTIGGIISGLQRKMTKQGNAWAIATVEDLAGSIECMFFPATYQLVSTQLVEDAVVFVKGRLDKREDVPRLVAMELQVPDLSNAGTNAPVVLTIPATRVTPPLVSRLGEVLSHHKGDSEVRIRLQGPTKTTVLRLDRHRVKPDPALFGDLKVLLGPSCLAG; encoded by the coding sequence GTGTCAAAGCCGCCGTTCACGCACCTGCACGTCCACACCCAGTACTCGCTGCTGGACGGTGCCGCGCGGCTGAAGGACATGTTCAACGCGTGCAACGAGATGGGCATGACGCACATCGCCATGTCCGACCACGGCAACCTCCACGGGGCGTACGACTTCTTCCACTCCGCGCAGAAGGCCGGCGTCACCCCGATCATCGGCATCGAGGCGTATGTCGCGCCCGAGTCGCGCCGCAACAAGCGCAAGATCCAGTGGGGCCAGCCGCACCAGAAGCGGGACGACGTCTCCGGCTCCGGTGGTTACACCCACAAGACGATGTGGGCCGTGAACAAGACCGGCCTGCACAACCTCTTCCGGCTCTCCTCCGACGCGTACGCCGAGGGCTGGCTCCAGAAGTGGCCCCGGATGGACAAGGAGACCATCGCCCAGTGGTCCGAGGGCATCGTCGCCTCCACCGGCTGCCCCTCCGGCGAGGTCCAGACCCGGCTGCGCCTCGGCCACTTCGACGAGGCCCTCAAGGCCGCCGCCGACTACCAGGACATCTTCGGCAAGGACCGCTACTTCCTGGAGTTGATGGACCACGGCATCGAGATCGAGCGCCGGGTCCGCGACGGCCTTCTGGAGATCGCCAAGAAGCTCGGCATCCCCCCGCTGGTCACCAACGACTCGCATTACACCTACTCGCACGAGGCGAGCGCCCACGACGCCCTGCTGTGCATCCAGACCGGCAAGAACCTCTCCGACCCCGACCGCTTCAGGTTCGACGGCACCGGCTACTACCTGAAGTCCACCGACGAGATGTACGCCATCGACTCCTCGGACGCCTGGCAGGAAGGCTGCGCCAACACGCGGCTGATCGCCGAGATGGTCGACACCACGGACATGTTCCAAAAGCGCGACCTGATGCCCAAGTTCGACATCCCGGAGGGGTACACGGAGGTCAGCTGGTTCCGCGAGGAGACCCTGCGCGGCATGCACCGCCGCTTCCCGGACGGCATCCCGGACGACCGCATGAAGCAGGTCGAGTACGAGATGGACACCATCATCTCGATGGGCTTCCCGGGCTACTTCCTCGTGGTCGCCGACTTCATCATGTGGGCCAAGAAGCAGGGCATCGCGGTCGGCCCCGGCCGAGGCTCCGCGGCCGGCTCGATCGTCGCCTACGCCCTCGGCATCACCGACCTCGACCCCATCCCGCACGGCCTGATCTTCGAGCGGTTCCTCAACCCCGAGCGCATCTCCATGCCCGATGTCGACATCGACTTCGACGAGCGCCGGCGCGTCGAGGTGATCCGGTACGTGACGGAGAAGTACGGCGCCGACAAGGTCGCCATGATCGGCACGTACGGCACCATCAAGGCCAAGAACGCGATCAAGGACTCCGCGCGCGTGCTGGGCTACCCGTACGCGATGGGCGACCGCCTCACCAAGGCCATGCCCGCCGACGTCCTCGGCAAGGGCATCAACCTCGACGGCATCACCAACCCCGAGCACCCCCGCTACTCGGAGGCGGGCGAGATCCGGGCGATGTACGAGAACGAGCCGGACGTGAAGAAGGTCATCGACACCGCCAAGGGCGTCGAGGGCCTGGTCCGGCAGATGGGTGTGCACGCCGCCGGCGTGATCATGTCCAGCGAGACGATCACCGACCACGTCCCGGTCTGGGTCAGGCACACCGACGGCGTGACCATCACGCAGTGGGACTACCCGAGCTGTGAGTCGCTCGGCCTGCTGAAGATGGACTTCCTCGGCCTGCGCAACCTGACGATCATGGACGACGCCGTCAAGATGGTGAAGTCCAACAAGGGGATCGACATCGATCTCCTGAGCCTCCCGCTCGACGACCCCACGACCTTCGAACTGCTCCAGCGCGGCGACACCCTCGGCGTCTTCCAGTTCGACGGCGGCCCCATGCGCTCCCTGCTCCGGCTGATGAAGCCGGACAACTTCGAAGACATCTCCGCCGTGTCGGCCCTGTACCGCCCGGGCCCGATGGGCATGAACTCCCACACGAACTACGCGCTGCGCAAGAACGGGCAGCAGGAGATCACGCCGATCCACCCCGAGCTGGAGGAGCCGCTCAGGGAGGTCCTGGACGTCACCCACGGCCTGATCGTCTACCAGGAGCAGGTGCAGAAGGCCGCCCAGATCATCGCCGGTTACTCGCTCGGCGAGGCCGACATCCTCCGCCGCGTGATGGGCAAGAAGAAGCCCGAGGAACTGGCGAAGAACTTCGTGCTGTTCCAGGAGGGCGCCCGTAAGAAGGGCTACAGCGACGAAGCCATCCAGGCGCTGTGGGACGTGCTGGTCCCCTTCGCCGGCTACGCGTTCAACAAGGCGCACTCCGCCGCGTACGGACTCGTCTCGTACTGGACCGCGTACCTCAAGGCGAACCACCCCGCCGAGTACATGGCCGCGCTCCTCACGTCCGTGAAGGACGACAAGGACAAGTCGGCCGTCTACCTCAACGAGTGCCGCCGCATGGGCATCAAGGTGCTCCCGCCGGACGTCAACGAGTCGATGTCCAACTTCGCCGCCCAGGGCGACGACGTGATCCTCTTCGGCCTCTCCGCCGTCCGCAACGTCGGTACGAACGTGGTCGAGTCGATCATCCGGTGCCGCAAGGCCAAGGGGAAGTACACCTCGTTCCCGGACTACCTCGACAAGGTGGAGGCGGTGGTCTGCAACAAGCGCACCACCGAATCGCTGATCAAGGCCGGCGCCTTCGACGCCATGGGCCACACTCGCAAGGGCCTGACCGCGCAGTACGAACCGATGATCGACAACGTGGTCGCGGTCAAGCGCAAGGAGGCCGAGGGGCAGTTCGACCTCTTCGGCGGCATGGGGGAGGAGCAGAGCGACGAGCCGGGCTTCGGGCTCGACGTGGAGTTCACCACCGAGGAGTGGGACAAGACCTATCTGCTCGCCCAGGAGCGGGAGATGCTCGGTCTGTACGTCTCCGACCACCCGCTGTTCGGCCTGGAGCACATCCTGTCCGACAAGGCCGACGCGGGCATCTCCCAGCTGACCGGTGGTGAGCACGCGGACGGCGCGGTCGTCACCATCGGCGGCATCATCTCCGGCCTCCAGCGCAAGATGACCAAGCAGGGCAACGCCTGGGCCATCGCCACCGTCGAGGACCTCGCCGGCTCGATCGAGTGCATGTTCTTCCCGGCGACCTACCAGCTCGTCTCGACCCAACTCGTCGAGGACGCCGTGGTGTTCGTCAAGGGCCGCCTCGACAAGCGCGAGGACGTGCCGCGGCTGGTCGCGATGGAGTTGCAGGTCCCCGACCTGTCGAACGCGGGCACCAACGCGCCCGTCGTGCTGACCATCCCGGCCACCCGGGTCACCCCGCCGCTGGTCAGCCGTCTCGGCGAGGTCCTCAGCCACCACAAGGGCGACAGCGAGGTCCGGATCAGGCTCCAGGGGCCGACCAAGACGACCGTGCTGCGTCTGGACCGGCACCGGGTGAAGCCGGATCCGGCGCTCTTCGGAGACCTGAAGGTGCTGCTCGGACCGTCCTGCCTGGCGGGCTGA
- a CDS encoding DsbA family protein, protein MSKRNSQAAKTAARERLRIEREREAKRAKAKRQIIVAASIVGVLAIAGGIGYAVVQANKPTYWEGQKDAKVVAPANTTGSKGTTVVIGKDSAKKTLKIYEDPRCPVCAQFEQTVGPTVKKDIDDGKYKMQFIGATFIDNNDNGEGSKNALSALGAALNVSPEAFLDYKAALYSAKYHPEETTDEFKKDSYLIKVADTVPALKNNKKFQDAVEKGTYDAWAMAMSKTFDDNKDGVKGTPGFVMDGKQLTADKQGTPLMTVADFNRVVGEALKK, encoded by the coding sequence ATGAGCAAGCGGAACAGCCAGGCGGCGAAGACGGCGGCCCGTGAGCGGCTGCGCATCGAGCGCGAGCGCGAGGCCAAGCGGGCGAAGGCCAAGCGGCAGATCATCGTCGCCGCCTCCATAGTCGGCGTCCTGGCGATAGCCGGCGGCATCGGCTACGCGGTCGTCCAGGCCAACAAGCCCACGTACTGGGAGGGCCAGAAGGACGCCAAGGTCGTCGCCCCGGCCAACACCACGGGCAGCAAGGGCACCACGGTCGTCATCGGCAAGGACTCGGCCAAGAAGACCCTGAAGATCTACGAGGACCCGCGCTGCCCCGTGTGCGCCCAGTTCGAGCAGACCGTCGGTCCGACCGTGAAGAAGGACATCGACGACGGCAAGTACAAGATGCAGTTCATCGGCGCGACCTTCATCGACAACAACGACAACGGCGAGGGCTCCAAGAACGCGCTGAGCGCCCTGGGTGCCGCGCTGAACGTCAGCCCCGAGGCGTTCCTCGACTACAAGGCCGCGCTGTACTCGGCGAAGTACCACCCCGAGGAGACGACCGACGAGTTCAAGAAGGACAGCTACCTCATCAAGGTCGCCGACACCGTCCCCGCGCTGAAGAACAACAAGAAGTTCCAGGACGCGGTCGAGAAGGGCACCTACGACGCCTGGGCGATGGCCATGTCGAAGACCTTCGACGACAACAAGGACGGTGTGAAGGGCACCCCGGGCTTCGTCATGGACGGCAAGCAGCTCACCGCCGACAAGCAGGGCACGCCGCTGATGACGGTGGCCGACTTCAACCGGGTGGTGGGCGAGGCCCTCAAGAAGTGA
- a CDS encoding alkaline phosphatase D family protein — MTSRYRSSKPSEDLNSLTPRRRTVVKAAAATAVLAGPLAATLPARAVDQAPAFLHGVASGDPLPDGVLLWTRVTPVPEAIPGSGLGPDTEVSWIVARDKAFSTVVAKGSTTATAASDHTVKADIRGLEPGTDYWFRFSAGGTDSPAARTRTAPAADAAVTNLRFGVVSCANWEAGYFSSYRHLAARGDLDAWLHLGDYVYEYGTGEYGTRGTVVRPHAPAHEIVTLADYRVRHARYKTDPDLQALHAAAPVVAIWDDHEFANDAWSGGAENHTEGAEGAWSARQAAAKQAYFEWMPVRPAIAGTTYRRLRFGKLADLSLLDLRSLRSQQVKVGGGEVDDPDRTLTGRAQLDWLKAGLKASDTTWRLVGNSVMVSPFAIGSLSADLLKPLAKLLGLPQEGLALNTDQWDGYTDDRREILAHLRSNAIRNTVFLTGDIHMAWANDVPVDAGTYPLSPSAATEFVVTSVTSDNLDDIVKVPQGTVSAVASPVIRAANRHVHWVDTDRHGYGVLDITAERAQMDYYVLSDRTKRDATATWARSYRTRSGTQKIERVHAPI; from the coding sequence GTGACCAGTCGATACAGATCATCGAAGCCGTCAGAGGACCTCAACTCCCTCACCCCGCGCCGCCGTACGGTCGTCAAGGCCGCGGCGGCGACCGCTGTCCTGGCCGGACCGCTGGCAGCGACCCTGCCCGCGCGCGCCGTCGACCAGGCTCCCGCCTTCCTGCACGGCGTCGCCTCCGGTGACCCGCTGCCGGACGGCGTCCTGCTGTGGACCCGCGTGACGCCCGTCCCGGAGGCGATACCCGGCTCAGGGCTCGGCCCGGACACCGAGGTGAGCTGGATCGTCGCCAGGGACAAGGCGTTCAGCACCGTCGTCGCCAAGGGCTCCACCACCGCGACGGCCGCCTCCGACCACACCGTGAAGGCCGACATCCGCGGCCTGGAGCCGGGCACGGACTACTGGTTCCGCTTCTCCGCCGGGGGCACCGACTCCCCCGCCGCCCGCACCCGCACCGCCCCGGCGGCCGACGCGGCCGTCACCAACCTCCGCTTCGGCGTGGTCTCCTGCGCCAACTGGGAGGCCGGCTACTTCTCCTCGTACCGCCATCTCGCGGCCCGCGGCGACCTGGACGCCTGGCTGCACCTCGGCGACTACGTCTACGAGTACGGCACCGGCGAGTACGGCACCCGCGGCACGGTCGTCCGCCCGCACGCCCCGGCCCACGAGATCGTCACCCTCGCCGACTACCGCGTCCGGCACGCGCGGTACAAGACCGACCCGGACCTCCAGGCGCTGCACGCGGCGGCCCCGGTCGTGGCGATCTGGGACGACCACGAGTTCGCCAACGACGCCTGGTCGGGCGGCGCCGAGAACCACACGGAGGGCGCCGAGGGCGCCTGGTCCGCCCGCCAGGCCGCCGCCAAGCAGGCCTACTTCGAGTGGATGCCGGTGCGACCGGCGATCGCGGGCACCACCTACCGCCGCCTGCGCTTCGGCAAGCTGGCCGACCTGTCGCTGCTGGACCTGCGCTCCTTACGCTCACAGCAGGTCAAGGTCGGAGGCGGCGAGGTCGACGACCCGGACCGCACGCTCACCGGCCGCGCCCAACTGGACTGGCTGAAGGCGGGCCTGAAAGCGTCCGACACCACCTGGCGGCTGGTCGGCAACTCGGTGATGGTCTCGCCGTTCGCCATCGGATCGCTCTCCGCCGATCTGCTGAAGCCGCTGGCCAAGCTGCTGGGCCTGCCGCAGGAGGGCCTCGCTCTCAACACCGACCAGTGGGACGGCTACACCGACGACCGCCGCGAGATCCTGGCGCACCTGCGGTCCAACGCCATCCGCAACACCGTCTTCCTCACCGGCGACATCCACATGGCGTGGGCCAACGACGTGCCCGTGGACGCCGGTACGTACCCGCTGTCCCCGTCGGCCGCCACGGAGTTCGTCGTCACCTCGGTCACCTCCGACAACCTCGACGACATCGTCAAGGTCCCCCAGGGCACGGTCTCCGCGGTCGCCTCACCCGTCATCCGCGCCGCCAACCGGCACGTCCACTGGGTCGACACCGACCGCCACGGCTACGGCGTCCTCGACATCACGGCCGAGCGGGCGCAGATGGACTACTACGTCCTGTCCGACCGCACGAAGCGTGACGCGACCGCCACGTGGGCCCGCTCGTACCGCACGCGCAGCGGCACGCAGAAGATCGAGCGCGTCCACGCCCCGATCTGA
- a CDS encoding SDR family NAD(P)-dependent oxidoreductase — MARNVVISGGGTGIGLAAARVFAAGGDRVLLLGRRAEVLEKAEVPGALTCAADLAEPEDVRGVAGFVEREFGAVDVLVHSAGGSGLLEPDAASDDPLEAVAHTWTVNFRLNTLTAVLLTEALKPRLAEPGGRVLFLSSIAAYRGSGSGAYAAAKAGLHPYAHDLARELGPRGITVNVVAPGYIEDTEFFGDAMAEERRARLIGETSNGRAGTPGDVAETLHWLASPGAGHVTSQIIQVNGGAERGH, encoded by the coding sequence ATGGCACGAAACGTAGTAATCAGTGGTGGAGGTACGGGGATTGGGCTCGCGGCGGCTCGGGTGTTCGCCGCGGGCGGGGATCGGGTGCTGCTGCTCGGGCGGCGGGCCGAGGTGCTGGAGAAGGCCGAGGTGCCCGGCGCGCTGACCTGTGCGGCGGATCTCGCCGAGCCCGAGGACGTGCGGGGCGTCGCCGGCTTCGTGGAGCGGGAGTTCGGGGCCGTGGACGTGCTCGTGCACAGCGCCGGCGGCAGCGGGCTGCTCGAACCGGATGCCGCGAGCGACGATCCGCTCGAGGCCGTCGCCCATACGTGGACCGTGAACTTCCGGCTCAACACGCTGACCGCCGTCCTGCTCACCGAGGCTCTGAAGCCGAGGCTCGCCGAGCCCGGTGGGCGGGTGCTGTTCCTCAGCTCCATCGCCGCCTACCGGGGGTCCGGGAGCGGGGCGTACGCGGCGGCCAAGGCGGGGCTGCATCCGTACGCCCATGATCTGGCCCGGGAGCTGGGGCCGCGCGGCATCACCGTGAACGTGGTCGCGCCCGGCTACATCGAGGACACCGAGTTCTTCGGGGACGCGATGGCCGAGGAGCGGCGGGCGCGGCTCATCGGCGAGACCTCGAACGGGCGGGCCGGGACGCCCGGGGACGTCGCCGAGACCCTGCACTGGCTCGCCTCTCCCGGTGCCGGGCACGTCACGTCCCAGATCATCCAGGTCAACGGCGGCGCCGAGCGCGGTCACTGA
- a CDS encoding mechanosensitive ion channel family protein, with translation MENLLRPLIVVGGSVVLTLVIGWATDFLLRKADERHHETPLWGLLRRGRIPYQLLLCAALLRGSYDEAQLLQSRDEGVGRTLTLVLIGSAAWLVIRIASAIVETSYTRYAHARAHRDPARVRRVRTQVTLIMRVVSAIVGVVAAASMLLTFPAFRAAGASLLASAGILGIVAGVAAQSTLSNMFAGFQIAFGDMVRIGDTVVVDGEWGTVEEITLTFLTVRTWDERRITMPVSYFTSKPFENWSRGTPQMTGTVFWHVDHTAPVDAMREKLRDILRECPAWDGRAYDLSVTDTTPNTLQVRALVTAKDADDIWTARVTVREQMVRWLADEHPYALPRVNTADAILPPSQSQNGHRPSQDGVPYQQRRFHGASRTER, from the coding sequence ATGGAGAACCTGCTACGACCGCTGATCGTGGTCGGTGGCTCGGTCGTGCTCACGCTGGTGATCGGCTGGGCCACCGACTTCCTGCTGCGCAAGGCCGACGAACGGCACCACGAGACCCCGCTGTGGGGGCTGCTCCGCCGCGGGCGCATCCCCTACCAGCTCCTGCTGTGCGCGGCCCTGCTGCGAGGATCGTACGACGAGGCGCAACTGCTGCAGAGCCGCGACGAGGGCGTCGGCCGGACGCTGACCCTGGTACTGATCGGGTCGGCCGCCTGGCTGGTGATCCGTATCGCGTCGGCGATCGTCGAGACGTCCTACACCCGGTACGCCCATGCCCGGGCCCACCGCGACCCGGCCAGGGTCCGCCGGGTGCGCACCCAGGTGACGCTGATCATGCGGGTGGTGTCCGCGATCGTCGGCGTGGTGGCCGCGGCGAGCATGCTGCTGACGTTCCCGGCGTTCCGCGCGGCGGGTGCCTCCCTGCTGGCCTCGGCCGGCATCCTCGGCATCGTCGCCGGTGTCGCCGCCCAGTCCACGCTGAGCAACATGTTCGCCGGGTTCCAGATCGCCTTCGGCGACATGGTGCGCATCGGGGACACCGTCGTCGTGGACGGCGAGTGGGGCACGGTCGAGGAGATCACGCTGACGTTCCTGACCGTGCGCACCTGGGACGAGCGGCGGATCACGATGCCGGTGTCGTACTTCACGTCCAAGCCGTTCGAGAACTGGTCGCGCGGCACGCCGCAGATGACCGGCACCGTCTTCTGGCACGTCGACCACACGGCGCCCGTGGACGCGATGCGCGAGAAGCTCCGCGACATCCTGCGCGAGTGCCCGGCCTGGGACGGCCGCGCCTATGACCTGTCCGTGACGGACACCACGCCGAACACCCTGCAGGTGCGGGCCCTGGTGACCGCCAAGGACGCGGACGACATCTGGACGGCGCGGGTCACGGTCCGCGAGCAGATGGTCCGCTGGCTGGCCGACGAGCACCCGTACGCCCTGCCCCGGGTCAACACGGCGGACGCGATCCTGCCACCGTCCCAGAGCCAGAACGGCCACCGCCCGTCCCAGGACGGCGTTCCGTACCAGCAGCGCCGCTTCCACGGTGCGAGCCGGACGGAGCGCTGA